Proteins found in one Amycolatopsis umgeniensis genomic segment:
- a CDS encoding SDR family NAD(P)-dependent oxidoreductase: MEVTGRVVVLTGAAHGIGAAMARRFAAEGAAGVVVSDLDLDAAEKVVAEISASGGAAIARHADASSKEDLKMLVTEARTEFGPVDLFCSNAGAAFGTGVHAADEQWSRSWAINVMQHVHAAQVALPAMLSRGHGYLLITASGAGLLGTPGDAPYSVTKHAAVGLAEWLAITYRPRGVRVSALCPLGVRTALLEPGIAAGHPAALAIAALAPLLEPEDVAESVIHGLASEEFLILPHESVRETYARKAAGLDEWIDQTILETGARKR, from the coding sequence GTGGAAGTGACAGGACGAGTCGTCGTGCTGACCGGCGCGGCACACGGTATCGGCGCCGCCATGGCCCGGCGGTTCGCCGCCGAGGGCGCCGCCGGAGTGGTGGTCTCCGACCTCGATCTCGACGCGGCCGAGAAGGTCGTCGCCGAGATCAGCGCCTCGGGTGGTGCCGCGATCGCGCGCCACGCCGATGCGTCGTCCAAAGAGGACTTGAAGATGCTGGTGACCGAAGCGCGTACGGAGTTCGGTCCGGTGGACCTGTTCTGCTCCAACGCCGGTGCCGCGTTCGGGACCGGCGTGCACGCCGCCGACGAGCAGTGGTCGCGATCGTGGGCGATCAACGTCATGCAGCATGTGCACGCCGCACAGGTCGCGCTTCCCGCGATGTTGAGCCGGGGTCACGGATATCTGCTGATCACGGCCTCGGGAGCGGGTCTGCTCGGCACCCCCGGCGACGCGCCGTACTCGGTGACCAAGCACGCGGCCGTCGGACTCGCCGAATGGCTGGCCATCACCTACCGGCCACGCGGGGTGCGGGTCAGCGCGCTGTGCCCGCTCGGTGTGCGGACCGCGTTGCTGGAACCGGGGATCGCCGCCGGGCACCCCGCCGCGCTCGCCATCGCGGCCCTGGCGCCCCTGCTGGAACCGGAGGACGTCGCGGAATCCGTCATCCACGGCCTGGCTTCGGAAGAATTCCTGATCCTGCCGCACGAATCGGTGCGGGAGACCTACGCACGCAAGGCCGCGGGACTCGACGAATGGATCGACCAGACCATCCTCGAAACCGGCGCGCGGAAGAGGTGA
- a CDS encoding aldo/keto reductase, giving the protein MDHRRLGASGLSVSEISYGNWLTHPDGAECVQAALDAGVTTFHTAAAWDGGAAEENLAEALSHVHRDDLVLCTGVFWPEGPGANDAGLGRKHLVTSLHGSLRRLRTDYVDVYQLLRFDYRTPLEETFLALSDLVRQGKILYAGTAEWTAEQLLEARPIADRHGVPLIANQPHYSMLWRVAEAQVMPVCERAGIGQFASVPLAQGVLTGKYRPGEIPPGSRAAKSVEARPLLLPDLLERVGMLRGVADDAGLTMAQLALAWTLQHNTVASVVTGASTAAQVTENAKASGVVLDLDVLTRIDQLLGSFIQTDPRLTWSPPATG; this is encoded by the coding sequence ATGGATCACCGCAGGCTCGGCGCGAGCGGACTGTCCGTCAGCGAGATCTCGTACGGCAACTGGCTCACGCATCCCGACGGCGCCGAGTGCGTCCAGGCCGCGCTGGACGCGGGCGTCACCACCTTCCACACCGCCGCGGCCTGGGACGGCGGCGCCGCCGAAGAGAACCTCGCCGAGGCGCTGAGCCACGTGCACCGCGACGATCTCGTCCTGTGCACCGGCGTGTTCTGGCCCGAGGGCCCGGGTGCCAACGACGCGGGCCTCGGCCGCAAGCACCTGGTCACGTCGCTGCACGGCTCGCTCCGGCGGCTGCGCACCGACTATGTCGACGTCTACCAGTTACTGCGGTTCGACTACCGCACCCCGCTGGAGGAGACGTTCCTGGCGCTGTCGGATCTGGTGCGGCAGGGGAAAATCCTCTACGCGGGTACGGCGGAATGGACGGCCGAACAGTTGCTGGAGGCGCGGCCGATCGCCGACCGTCACGGCGTCCCGCTCATCGCCAACCAGCCGCACTACTCGATGCTCTGGCGAGTCGCCGAGGCACAGGTGATGCCGGTGTGCGAACGCGCGGGGATCGGCCAGTTCGCCTCTGTCCCCCTCGCGCAAGGCGTGCTGACCGGCAAGTACCGGCCGGGCGAGATCCCGCCGGGCTCACGGGCCGCGAAGTCGGTCGAGGCGCGGCCGCTGCTCCTGCCGGATCTCCTCGAACGCGTCGGCATGCTGCGTGGCGTCGCCGACGACGCCGGGCTGACCATGGCCCAGCTGGCGCTCGCGTGGACGTTGCAGCACAACACCGTCGCCTCGGTGGTGACCGGGGCGAGCACCGCCGCCCAGGTGACCGAGAACGCGAAGGCGTCCGGGGTGGTGCTGGACCTCGACGTGCTGACGCGGATCGATCAGCTGCTGGGGAGCTTCATCCAGACGGATCCACGGCTGACGTGGTCGCCGCCCGCGACCGGCTGA
- a CDS encoding TetR/AcrR family transcriptional regulator, translating into MLERALTDALERAEEGDAIALRLLDAAYEQFCRMGIRRSTMEDVARRAGVSRITAYRRFATKDALVEQVVRREFRRYFDQFLLDIQQAETAADRVVFGFASALRAIRHNPLIGGLMAVEPDVLVPSMVSDGGNTLATVQRFVAGQLRREQQAGNVSEDVDVELVAELMTRVSASFLVTPSQVVDLDDDEQVREVARRFLVPMLRPKRGR; encoded by the coding sequence TTGCTGGAGCGCGCGCTCACCGACGCACTCGAACGCGCCGAAGAAGGCGACGCCATCGCGCTCCGGCTGCTCGACGCTGCCTACGAGCAGTTCTGCCGGATGGGGATCCGGCGGTCCACGATGGAGGACGTCGCGCGCCGGGCCGGCGTCTCCCGGATCACCGCCTATCGCCGGTTCGCCACCAAGGACGCGCTCGTCGAACAGGTCGTGCGACGCGAGTTCCGGCGCTACTTCGACCAGTTCCTGCTCGACATCCAGCAGGCCGAGACCGCCGCGGACAGGGTCGTGTTCGGCTTCGCCAGCGCGCTGCGGGCGATCCGGCACAACCCGCTGATCGGCGGGCTGATGGCCGTCGAGCCCGACGTGCTCGTCCCGTCGATGGTCAGCGACGGCGGCAACACCCTCGCGACGGTGCAGCGGTTCGTCGCGGGGCAGCTCCGCCGCGAGCAGCAGGCGGGCAACGTCTCGGAAGACGTCGATGTCGAACTCGTCGCCGAACTGATGACGCGGGTCTCCGCGTCGTTTCTGGTCACACCCAGCCAGGTCGTCGATCTCGACGACGACGAGCAGGTCCGCGAAGTGGCTAGGCGGTTCCTGGTTCCGATGTTGCGGCCGAAACGAGGCCGCTGA
- a CDS encoding NmrA family NAD(P)-binding protein, with protein MTVLVTGATGNTGRHVVAELVRRGERVRALTRNPSGARFPAGVELVEGTHTAPETLDFDGVTRLHITVTAGLADVGADLVKRAVAAGVRRMTIVWGGYVGPTEQAMAESGVEWTRLEPQEFMSNALTWADSVRADGVVREPFDLPGAVVHEGDIGAVAATALVEDGHSGKVYNLTGPEALTTRERIAILGAALGRDLDLEQITRQQAIDRLLADGVSTADAEYVVGWHSDPPVEARTVDRTVEQVLGRPARTFAQWVAEHTDRFSR; from the coding sequence ATGACCGTCTTGGTAACAGGGGCGACCGGGAACACCGGCCGCCACGTGGTGGCCGAGCTCGTCCGGCGCGGGGAACGCGTCCGCGCACTCACCAGGAATCCCTCGGGAGCCCGGTTTCCGGCGGGTGTCGAACTGGTCGAAGGCACCCACACCGCGCCCGAAACGCTGGACTTCGACGGGGTCACGCGGCTGCACATCACCGTGACGGCCGGTCTCGCCGACGTCGGCGCCGATCTGGTCAAGCGCGCCGTGGCCGCGGGAGTGCGGCGGATGACCATCGTGTGGGGCGGTTACGTCGGCCCGACGGAACAGGCCATGGCCGAGTCCGGCGTGGAATGGACGAGGCTGGAGCCGCAGGAGTTCATGTCCAACGCCCTGACCTGGGCCGATTCCGTCCGCGCCGACGGCGTTGTCCGCGAGCCGTTCGACCTCCCCGGCGCGGTGGTGCACGAGGGCGACATCGGCGCCGTCGCCGCCACCGCGCTCGTCGAGGACGGGCACTCGGGCAAGGTCTACAACCTGACCGGCCCCGAGGCGCTCACGACACGTGAACGGATCGCGATCCTCGGCGCCGCCCTCGGCCGCGACCTCGATCTGGAGCAGATCACGCGGCAGCAGGCGATCGATCGGCTGCTGGCCGACGGCGTCTCGACGGCGGACGCCGAATACGTCGTCGGCTGGCACAGCGATCCGCCGGTGGAGGCAAGGACCGTGGACCGCACCGTCGAGCAGGTGCTCGGCCGCCCGGCCCGGACGTTCGCCCAGTGGGTCGCGGAGCATACGGACCGGTTCAGCCGGTGA
- a CDS encoding MFS transporter — protein MADQYRELFSAKGSLAFSSAGLVARIPVPMMGIGIITMLAQTHGDYGLAGLVSAAFTLSMALLGPQVSRLVDRRGQGRILLPVTGISVLALGALLLCARFGAPDWTLFVCAVLAGFMPSMAAMVRARWSRLYRDSPRLHTAFALEAVVDELTFVIGPALSVALCTTVFPEAGPLAALVLLAVGVLLFVAQRGTEPRVLPSSGPAGSSAIRLGAMRVLVLTLVAGGVIVGTVDVVSVAFARHVEAPAAAGIVVSVYAVGSAISGLVFGTLELRMSPPRLFLIGTAGTAASAVPLLVVDGVIGLCVVVFVAGLFFSPTMIVVMGMIEKIVPAEKLTEGMTWAITGLSIGVALGAAVSGEAVDRFGPDGGFTVAVVAGGLIILIALLSYPLLSRKTTIREEAAR, from the coding sequence GTGGCAGACCAGTACCGAGAGCTGTTCTCCGCGAAGGGATCGCTCGCCTTCTCTTCCGCCGGGCTGGTCGCCAGGATCCCGGTCCCCATGATGGGGATCGGGATCATCACCATGCTGGCGCAGACGCACGGTGACTACGGCCTCGCCGGACTGGTCTCGGCGGCGTTCACGTTGTCCATGGCGCTGCTCGGACCGCAGGTCTCGAGGCTGGTGGACCGCCGGGGGCAGGGCAGGATCCTGCTGCCGGTGACGGGGATCAGCGTGCTGGCGCTCGGCGCGCTCCTGCTCTGCGCCCGCTTCGGGGCGCCGGACTGGACGTTGTTCGTGTGCGCGGTCCTCGCCGGGTTCATGCCCAGCATGGCGGCGATGGTCCGGGCCCGGTGGTCGCGGCTCTACCGCGACTCGCCGCGGCTGCACACGGCGTTCGCGCTCGAAGCGGTGGTCGACGAATTGACCTTCGTCATCGGGCCCGCGCTGTCGGTGGCGTTGTGCACCACCGTTTTCCCGGAAGCGGGACCGTTGGCCGCCCTGGTGCTCCTCGCCGTCGGGGTGCTGTTGTTCGTGGCGCAGCGCGGGACGGAACCGCGTGTCCTGCCGTCGAGCGGGCCGGCGGGGAGTTCGGCGATCCGGCTGGGCGCGATGCGGGTGCTGGTACTGACGCTGGTGGCGGGCGGTGTCATCGTCGGCACCGTCGACGTCGTCAGTGTCGCTTTCGCGCGGCACGTCGAGGCACCGGCGGCGGCGGGCATCGTCGTTTCGGTCTACGCGGTGGGCTCCGCGATCTCGGGACTGGTTTTCGGGACGCTCGAGCTGAGAATGTCGCCGCCTCGCCTGTTCCTGATCGGCACCGCGGGCACGGCCGCGAGCGCGGTGCCGTTGCTGGTCGTGGACGGCGTCATCGGCCTGTGTGTGGTGGTCTTCGTCGCCGGATTGTTCTTCTCGCCCACGATGATCGTCGTCATGGGGATGATCGAGAAGATCGTCCCGGCGGAGAAACTGACCGAGGGGATGACGTGGGCGATCACCGGCCTCAGCATCGGTGTCGCCCTCGGTGCCGCGGTGTCGGGAGAGGCCGTCGACCGCTTCGGACCGGATGGCGGCTTCACCGTCGCGGTCGTCGCCGGTGGCTTGATCATCCTGATCGCCCTGCTCTCGTATCCTCTGCTGAGCCGGAAGACCACGATCCGTGAGGAGGCGGCACGCTGA
- a CDS encoding FAD-dependent monooxygenase, producing MNDVIIVGGGPVGLLLAGELRLAGADPLVLESADGSARGNRSFGLRGINGRTSQSLRLRGLTDAFSKVQAEMPGLARQLRGSRSRGHFAGLPLVEDEVSPDAAVGFILRQHVLERVLAEWATGLGVRIRTGHEVVDIAQENDAVRAVLADGRSERAAYLVGCDGGRSVVRKRAGIAFPGTEPTMTGRVARAELADPGAVKSSMHGPGGMVHVGMVPGEIATMEFDGGPEDRDAPMTAEEMRASVGRVSGIDVTVTSLDGGIRFSDNTRQAATYRRGRVLLAGDAAHVHSPIGGQGLNLGLQDAMNLGWKLGLVVRGAAPESLLDTYTAERHPVGERVLRNTRAQVALMRPGPQVAALREVLEETLGIPAAKRHFIAMGNGADIDYAPGSVPPLVGRFAPLPLLSEDGRALLVSGAGSTFLARPDGYVAWAAPDGETAGLDEALALVTGGVYKVKRVFKM from the coding sequence GTGAACGACGTGATCATCGTGGGCGGGGGACCGGTCGGCCTGCTGCTGGCGGGCGAGCTCCGGCTGGCCGGAGCCGATCCGCTCGTCTTGGAGTCGGCCGACGGGTCCGCCCGTGGGAATCGGAGTTTCGGGTTGCGCGGGATCAACGGCCGCACCTCGCAGTCCTTGCGGCTGCGTGGCCTGACTGACGCGTTCTCGAAGGTGCAGGCCGAGATGCCCGGGCTTGCGCGGCAGTTGAGGGGAAGTCGCTCCAGGGGGCATTTCGCCGGGTTGCCGCTCGTCGAGGACGAGGTCTCGCCAGATGCGGCCGTCGGGTTCATTCTCAGACAGCATGTGCTGGAACGGGTCCTCGCCGAGTGGGCGACAGGGCTCGGCGTCCGGATCCGTACGGGCCACGAAGTGGTCGACATCGCGCAGGAGAACGACGCGGTCCGTGCCGTGCTCGCCGACGGCCGTTCCGAACGGGCCGCTTATCTGGTGGGGTGCGACGGCGGTCGCAGCGTCGTGCGGAAGCGGGCCGGGATCGCGTTCCCCGGTACGGAGCCGACGATGACCGGACGGGTCGCCCGCGCGGAACTCGCCGATCCCGGCGCGGTGAAGTCGTCCATGCACGGCCCCGGCGGGATGGTGCACGTCGGGATGGTGCCGGGTGAGATCGCCACGATGGAGTTCGACGGCGGACCGGAAGACCGCGACGCGCCGATGACGGCCGAGGAAATGCGGGCGAGCGTCGGCCGCGTCAGCGGGATCGACGTGACTGTCACCAGCCTGGACGGGGGAATCCGCTTCAGTGACAACACGCGTCAGGCGGCCACCTATCGGCGAGGACGCGTGCTCCTGGCGGGCGACGCCGCCCACGTGCATTCGCCGATCGGCGGCCAAGGGCTGAACCTCGGGCTCCAGGACGCGATGAACCTCGGGTGGAAACTGGGCCTGGTGGTGCGAGGCGCCGCACCGGAGTCCTTATTGGACACTTACACCGCGGAACGGCATCCGGTCGGCGAGCGGGTCCTGCGCAACACTCGGGCCCAGGTCGCGCTGATGCGGCCCGGACCGCAGGTGGCCGCGCTCCGGGAGGTGCTGGAGGAGACCCTGGGGATCCCCGCGGCCAAACGGCATTTCATCGCGATGGGCAACGGGGCCGACATCGACTACGCGCCGGGCTCCGTCCCTCCGCTGGTGGGCCGCTTCGCTCCGCTGCCGTTGTTGTCCGAGGACGGTCGCGCGCTTCTGGTTTCCGGCGCCGGTTCGACCTTCCTCGCGAGGCCGGACGGCTACGTCGCCTGGGCCGCGCCCGACGGCGAGACGGCTGGGTTGGACGAGGCGCTCGCGCTCGTCACGGGAGGCGTGTATAAAGTGAAACGAGTGTTCAAAATGTAA
- a CDS encoding TetR family transcriptional regulator, with protein MTRREPLNREKVLDAALALAAEEGLKGLSMRKLAKTLGVEAMALYNHVQNKTDILDGIAERVYSGIERADADSPWPERIRVTALNIYRALARHPVVPMALATDEANPDSLRALQPLDDLIGALYEAGFDDGGVRQTLGALNSLIFGSLLLTTVGFTMPRRGEAEQEQAELYLRRVDPAVLPNFSRAIPALKAVDPERDFARALDLLISGLVSAATSEPGTA; from the coding sequence ATGACGCGGAGAGAACCGTTGAACCGGGAGAAGGTCCTGGACGCGGCGCTCGCCCTGGCCGCTGAAGAGGGCCTCAAGGGACTGTCGATGCGCAAGCTCGCCAAGACGCTCGGCGTCGAAGCGATGGCGCTGTACAACCACGTCCAGAACAAGACCGACATCCTCGACGGCATCGCGGAACGCGTCTACAGCGGTATCGAGCGCGCGGACGCGGATTCACCGTGGCCGGAACGGATACGCGTCACCGCGCTCAACATCTACCGCGCGCTCGCCCGGCATCCGGTCGTGCCGATGGCGCTGGCCACCGACGAAGCCAACCCGGACTCGTTGCGAGCACTGCAACCGCTCGACGATCTCATCGGCGCGCTCTACGAAGCCGGATTCGACGACGGCGGCGTCCGCCAGACACTGGGCGCGCTGAACAGCCTCATCTTCGGCTCCCTGCTGCTGACGACCGTCGGTTTCACGATGCCGCGCCGCGGCGAAGCCGAACAGGAGCAGGCCGAGCTCTACCTCCGGCGCGTCGACCCGGCCGTCCTGCCGAACTTCAGCCGCGCGATACCGGCGTTGAAAGCCGTCGACCCCGAGCGGGACTTCGCCCGGGCACTGGACCTGCTGATCAGCGGCCTCGTTTCGGCCGCAACATCGGAACCAGGAACCGCCTAG
- a CDS encoding TetR/AcrR family transcriptional regulator, giving the protein MNEPIADGRLAKGEQRKRELIEATLRIVARDGVSGVSHRTVAREAGLPATAAAYHFRGIEDLLTAALTRCMDEDAERMRVLAAETGGDALPRFAALLARVAAEPGHLLAEYELYLLAAREPRLRESTDRWMAALADFARRHTDDPVRVEMMVGLVDGLLLQGLLRDEPPTADRFEAILRTALVS; this is encoded by the coding sequence CTGAACGAGCCGATCGCCGACGGCCGTCTCGCCAAAGGTGAGCAACGCAAACGCGAACTGATCGAGGCGACCCTGCGCATCGTCGCGAGGGACGGCGTGTCGGGAGTCAGTCACCGCACGGTCGCCCGTGAGGCGGGTCTGCCCGCGACGGCGGCCGCGTACCACTTCCGGGGGATCGAGGACCTGCTGACGGCCGCGCTCACCCGCTGCATGGACGAAGACGCCGAGAGAATGCGCGTCCTCGCCGCGGAAACCGGCGGCGACGCCTTGCCGAGATTCGCCGCACTGCTGGCCAGGGTGGCCGCGGAACCCGGGCATCTGCTGGCGGAGTACGAGCTGTACCTGCTGGCCGCGCGAGAGCCGAGACTCCGCGAGTCGACCGACCGCTGGATGGCGGCCCTGGCGGACTTCGCGCGACGGCACACCGACGATCCGGTGCGGGTCGAGATGATGGTCGGGCTGGTGGACGGGTTGCTGCTGCAGGGATTGCTGCGGGACGAACCACCGACGGCGGACCGGTTCGAAGCCATCCTGCGGACCGCGCTGGTCTCGTGA
- a CDS encoding glycoside hydrolase family 3 protein produces MSLALLGGAVVAAPSAGAAEQPVIGKPTLDRDGCARIEKSLPTLADWPKVESRFKGKTGDEARIAQILGGMTLEEKVGQMTQPEIAAITPDEVRQYSIGSVLNGGGSWPNQDKHASQQDWLKLADSYWDAAKTSRTKIPVIWGIDAVHGNNNVYGATVFPHNIGLGAAHDPCLVRDISAATARQIRATGQDWAFAPTLAVVRDDRWGRTYEGFSEDPRITRAYGYEAINGLQDGSTKRIGYNGVIGTAKHFIGDGGTLKGQDQGVNPSSEAEMINVHGQGYYGALAAGSQTVMVSFNSWTNAELGIDEGKLHGSDKALNQILKGKMGFDGLVVSDWNGIGQVPGCTNASCPQAINAGIDIVMVPHDWKAFIANTVAQVNGGQIPVSRIDDAVTRILRVKLRSGLYESQKPSDRSYANSDDALKETWLARDAVRSSQTLLKNNGNVLPLKPKSKVLVVGKSADSIQNQTGGWTLSWQGTGNTNADFPNATSILTGLKQQLGDVNVTFDEKGDADPKGYDAVIAVIGETPYAEGVGDLTRKTLEASKLYPEDLAVLDKVRGKGAPVVTVYVGGRPLYMNKEINRSDAFVAAWLPGTEGGGVADVLVKGGFKGTLPYSWPKSACQTPLNAGSAEYDPLFKLGYGLKTGQRVTVGQLDETVGPMACGSTGGGGTATEDLEVFNRTDVAPYKGFIGSAQNWGGTEIGPDGAASHAEIAVVQSDVNVQQDGLKATWTGTGPAQLYFQNPAGTNDLRGYLNADAALEFDTIVQEAPANRTVISMHCVYPCFSEVNATKLFTDLAGAPKSTVKIPVSCFANGLDLENINTPFLVYTDGKFSASFANMRWVPKGAQDPDARPCSSLS; encoded by the coding sequence ATGAGCCTCGCCCTGCTCGGCGGGGCCGTGGTGGCCGCGCCGTCCGCGGGGGCGGCCGAACAGCCCGTGATCGGGAAGCCCACGCTCGACAGGGACGGTTGCGCCCGGATCGAGAAGAGCCTGCCGACCCTCGCCGACTGGCCGAAGGTCGAGAGCCGGTTCAAGGGCAAGACCGGCGACGAGGCGCGGATCGCCCAGATCCTCGGGGGAATGACCCTCGAGGAGAAGGTCGGGCAGATGACACAGCCCGAGATCGCCGCCATCACCCCCGACGAGGTCCGCCAGTACTCCATCGGCTCGGTCCTCAACGGCGGCGGCTCGTGGCCGAACCAGGACAAGCACGCTTCCCAGCAGGATTGGCTGAAGCTCGCCGACTCCTATTGGGACGCCGCCAAGACCAGCCGGACGAAGATCCCGGTGATCTGGGGTATCGACGCCGTGCACGGCAACAACAACGTGTACGGGGCCACCGTCTTCCCGCACAACATCGGTCTCGGCGCGGCGCACGACCCGTGCCTGGTGCGCGACATCTCCGCGGCGACGGCCCGGCAGATCCGCGCCACCGGCCAGGACTGGGCCTTCGCCCCGACGCTCGCCGTGGTGCGGGACGACCGCTGGGGCCGTACCTACGAAGGGTTCTCCGAGGACCCGCGGATCACCCGGGCCTACGGCTACGAGGCGATCAACGGCCTCCAGGACGGTTCGACCAAACGCATCGGCTACAACGGCGTGATCGGCACCGCCAAGCACTTCATCGGTGACGGCGGCACCCTCAAGGGACAGGACCAGGGCGTCAACCCGTCTTCCGAAGCCGAAATGATCAACGTCCACGGCCAGGGCTACTACGGCGCGCTCGCGGCGGGCTCCCAGACCGTGATGGTGTCGTTCAACAGCTGGACCAACGCCGAACTCGGGATCGACGAAGGCAAGCTGCACGGCAGTGACAAGGCGCTGAACCAGATCCTCAAGGGCAAGATGGGCTTCGACGGCCTCGTCGTGTCCGACTGGAACGGTATCGGCCAGGTTCCGGGCTGCACCAACGCCTCGTGTCCGCAGGCGATCAACGCCGGCATCGACATCGTGATGGTCCCGCACGACTGGAAGGCGTTCATCGCCAACACCGTCGCGCAGGTCAACGGCGGGCAGATCCCGGTCTCGCGGATCGACGACGCGGTGACCCGCATCCTGCGCGTGAAGCTGCGCTCCGGGCTGTACGAGTCGCAGAAGCCGTCGGACCGTTCTTACGCGAACTCCGACGACGCGCTGAAGGAGACCTGGCTGGCGCGCGACGCCGTCCGTTCGTCGCAGACGTTGCTGAAGAACAACGGCAACGTGCTGCCGCTGAAGCCGAAGTCCAAGGTGCTGGTGGTCGGCAAGAGCGCGGACAGCATCCAGAACCAGACCGGCGGCTGGACGCTGAGCTGGCAGGGCACCGGCAACACCAACGCCGACTTCCCGAACGCCACGTCGATCCTGACCGGGCTCAAGCAGCAGCTCGGCGACGTCAACGTCACCTTCGACGAGAAGGGCGACGCCGACCCGAAGGGCTACGACGCGGTCATCGCGGTCATCGGTGAGACCCCCTACGCGGAAGGCGTCGGCGACCTGACCCGCAAGACGTTGGAGGCTTCGAAGCTGTACCCCGAGGATCTGGCCGTACTGGACAAGGTCCGCGGCAAGGGCGCTCCCGTCGTCACCGTCTACGTCGGCGGCCGCCCGCTGTACATGAACAAGGAGATCAACCGCTCCGACGCGTTCGTGGCGGCCTGGCTGCCCGGTACCGAAGGCGGCGGCGTCGCGGACGTCCTCGTCAAGGGCGGTTTCAAGGGCACACTGCCGTACTCGTGGCCGAAGAGCGCTTGCCAGACGCCGCTGAACGCGGGCTCGGCGGAGTACGACCCGCTGTTCAAACTCGGCTACGGCCTCAAGACCGGTCAGCGCGTCACCGTCGGGCAGCTGGACGAGACCGTCGGCCCGATGGCCTGCGGGTCGACCGGTGGCGGTGGCACCGCGACCGAGGATCTCGAGGTGTTCAACCGCACCGATGTCGCTCCGTACAAGGGTTTCATCGGTTCCGCGCAGAACTGGGGCGGTACCGAGATCGGCCCGGACGGCGCCGCTTCGCACGCCGAGATCGCGGTCGTGCAGTCGGACGTCAACGTGCAGCAGGACGGGCTGAAGGCGACCTGGACCGGCACCGGTCCGGCGCAGCTCTACTTCCAGAACCCGGCCGGTACCAACGATCTGCGCGGATATCTCAACGCCGACGCGGCACTGGAGTTCGACACGATCGTGCAGGAGGCGCCCGCCAACCGGACGGTGATCAGCATGCACTGCGTCTACCCGTGCTTCTCGGAGGTGAACGCGACCAAGTTGTTCACCGACTTGGCGGGTGCGCCGAAGTCGACGGTGAAGATCCCGGTGTCGTGCTTCGCCAACGGGCTGGACCTGGAGAACATCAACACGCCGTTCCTGGTGTACACGGACGGCAAGTTCTCGGCTTCGTTCGCGAACATGCGGTGGGTGCCCAAGGGCGCTCAAGATCCTGACGCGAGGCCTTGCTCGAGTCTGAGCTGA
- a CDS encoding oxygenase MpaB family protein has translation MTELNRRKMLIVSGGVTLLGAMGMAQPAWAWSPSGSVAGAGAGTDPKWVWDAEADPVVAAVLDRGQVAEVNRALRTWTRNDQPTPSGLPPDLREFVEYARRLPSWADQSELDKAADFMKVSGRFVNLLNGLGGGMLSTAIPNEARAVYYSKGGADMKDRVAKTAKLGYDVGSLNAYRPDGQMIVSAVKTRLVHAAVRHLLPQSPHWQQGIPISQNDMLVTWHTLPTYTMQKLTEWRVRVSPAHSAAYLHIWQVTGHMLGISDEYLPSTWDAANAQSKQVLDPAMGPTREGVELTDILLDMLADQTSPGGVDRPMVNALARYIIGDRFSEWNGIPRERIWDLLIGTAFPALVAFHEKLIPLPLVPPVAWVLDEAIRQYIRLWLSGGRPVHIEIPDMNRPS, from the coding sequence ATGACCGAACTCAATCGACGCAAGATGCTGATCGTCAGTGGCGGAGTGACCCTGCTGGGGGCCATGGGGATGGCCCAGCCTGCCTGGGCGTGGAGTCCGAGCGGTTCGGTGGCCGGTGCGGGGGCGGGCACCGATCCGAAATGGGTGTGGGACGCCGAAGCCGATCCGGTGGTCGCCGCGGTCCTCGACCGGGGGCAGGTCGCGGAGGTCAACCGCGCGCTGCGGACCTGGACCAGGAACGACCAGCCGACGCCGTCCGGGCTCCCACCGGATCTGCGGGAGTTCGTCGAGTACGCGCGACGGCTCCCGTCGTGGGCCGATCAGTCCGAATTGGACAAGGCCGCGGATTTCATGAAGGTCAGCGGGCGTTTCGTCAACCTGCTGAACGGGCTCGGCGGCGGGATGCTGAGCACCGCCATCCCGAACGAGGCCCGGGCTGTCTACTACTCCAAGGGCGGCGCGGACATGAAGGACCGCGTCGCGAAGACCGCCAAACTCGGCTACGACGTCGGCTCGCTCAACGCCTACCGCCCCGACGGCCAGATGATCGTGTCGGCGGTGAAGACCCGCCTCGTGCACGCCGCCGTCCGGCATCTGCTGCCGCAGTCGCCGCACTGGCAGCAGGGAATCCCGATCAGCCAGAACGACATGCTCGTCACCTGGCACACCCTGCCGACCTACACGATGCAGAAGCTGACCGAGTGGCGCGTCCGCGTCTCCCCCGCGCATTCCGCCGCATACCTGCACATCTGGCAGGTGACCGGCCATATGCTCGGGATCAGCGACGAGTATCTGCCGTCGACCTGGGACGCGGCCAACGCCCAGTCCAAGCAGGTGCTGGACCCGGCGATGGGGCCGACCCGCGAGGGCGTCGAACTCACCGACATCCTCCTCGACATGCTCGCCGACCAGACCAGCCCCGGCGGTGTCGACCGGCCGATGGTCAACGCGCTGGCCCGGTACATCATCGGCGACCGGTTCTCCGAGTGGAACGGCATCCCGCGCGAGCGGATCTGGGACCTGCTGATCGGCACTGCGTTCCCGGCGCTGGTGGCCTTCCACGAGAAGCTGATCCCGCTGCCGCTGGTACCGCCGGTCGCCTGGGTGCTGGACGAGGCGATCCGGCAGTACATCCGGCTGTGGCTCTCGGGAGGCAGGCCGGTCCACATCGAGATTCCGGACATGAACCGGCCTTCGTGA